The following coding sequences are from one Aliarcobacter skirrowii CCUG 10374 window:
- a CDS encoding zinc transporter ZntB, whose translation MKKVPFLGFLINKKGSAKKLKYEELNSIDKTEDNILWVHFDYSQKEAKNWIQTQFKDSIVADALLAGETRPRTTILGDSLLIALRGVNLEPNSKPENMISIRLYISKNMIISTSRRTLMSIEEIVEDLEKGIGVKSSSEFLVELTNRMIDRIDDVIDEIQDRTDYLEENIMDMKKQDFRTKILNVRRETIILKRYLTPQKDALIKLTSEKISWIDEYRKIEIRETNDQLMRHIEELDTIRDKVILIQEELTNRLSEDLNKKMYILSIISAIFLPLTFLTGLLGINVGGIPGANNENAFYIFTSILILVIFSQYMIFRKKRWI comes from the coding sequence GTGAAAAAAGTTCCATTTTTAGGATTTTTAATCAATAAAAAAGGCTCTGCTAAAAAGTTAAAATATGAAGAGCTAAATAGCATTGATAAAACAGAAGATAATATCTTATGGGTTCATTTTGACTATTCACAAAAAGAAGCAAAAAATTGGATACAAACTCAATTTAAAGATTCTATTGTTGCTGATGCACTTTTAGCTGGTGAAACAAGACCAAGAACCACTATTTTAGGTGATTCTTTGCTTATTGCATTAAGAGGTGTAAATTTAGAACCAAACTCAAAACCTGAAAATATGATATCTATTAGATTATATATATCAAAGAATATGATTATTAGCACAAGTAGAAGAACTTTGATGTCTATTGAAGAGATAGTTGAAGATTTAGAAAAAGGGATAGGAGTAAAAAGTAGTTCAGAGTTTTTAGTTGAATTAACTAATCGTATGATTGATAGAATAGATGATGTTATCGATGAAATTCAAGATAGAACAGATTATCTAGAAGAGAATATTATGGATATGAAAAAGCAAGATTTTAGAACTAAAATTTTAAATGTTAGAAGAGAGACTATTATTTTAAAAAGATATTTAACTCCACAAAAAGATGCTTTGATTAAATTAACTAGCGAAAAAATCTCTTGGATAGATGAGTATAGAAAAATAGAGATACGAGAAACAAATGATCAATTAATGAGACACATAGAAGAGCTTGATACTATTAGGGATAAAGTTATTTTAATACAAGAGGAGTTGACAAATAGATTAAGTGAAGATTTGAATAAAAAAATGTATATTTTATCAATTATCTCTGCAATATTCTTGCCGCTTACGTTTTTAACAGGACTTTTGGGAATAAATGTTGGTGGAATACCAGGTGCAAATAACGAAAATGCATTTTATATTTTTACTAGCATTTTAATTTTAGTAATCTTTTCTCAATATATGATTTTTAGAAAAAAAAGATGGATTTAG
- a CDS encoding YaaA family protein: protein MKILFSPSETKISGGDKIDFSKNNFIFPELFNKRAKIVKAYNDFLKTASKSDLEKLFGTKKDDVIEKYRVDIFSLPLKKAIQRYEGVAYDYLNYNNLDKNEQNYIDENVLIFSNIFGVIKASDLIPDYKLKQGESFNNLKIEKFYSDNFSKAIDDYLKDEDILDLRAGFYEKFYTIKKPYKTLKFIKDGKVVSHFAKAYRGEILKIIAQNSVKTFEDFMNLELKNLKLEEIKEQKLKTEIVYSIN from the coding sequence TTGAAAATACTATTTTCTCCAAGTGAGACAAAAATTTCTGGTGGTGATAAAATTGATTTTAGTAAAAATAACTTTATATTTCCAGAGCTTTTTAATAAAAGAGCAAAGATTGTAAAAGCATATAATGATTTTTTAAAAACTGCATCAAAAAGTGATTTAGAAAAACTTTTTGGAACAAAAAAAGATGATGTAATAGAAAAATATAGAGTCGATATCTTCTCTTTACCTCTTAAAAAAGCAATTCAAAGATATGAAGGTGTTGCTTATGATTATTTAAATTATAATAATTTAGATAAAAATGAACAAAATTATATAGATGAAAATGTTTTGATTTTTTCAAATATTTTTGGTGTTATAAAAGCAAGTGATTTGATTCCTGATTATAAATTAAAGCAAGGTGAGAGTTTTAATAACTTAAAAATAGAGAAGTTTTATAGTGATAACTTTAGTAAAGCTATTGATGATTATTTAAAAGATGAGGATATCTTAGATTTAAGAGCTGGATTTTATGAGAAGTTTTACACTATAAAAAAACCATATAAAACTTTAAAATTTATAAAAGATGGTAAGGTTGTAAGCCATTTTGCAAAGGCTTATAGAGGAGAGATTTTAAAAATTATTGCTCAAAATAGTGTTAAAACATTTGAAGATTTTATGAATTTAGAGCTAAAAAATTTAAAACTAGAAGAGATAAAAGAGCAAAAACTAAAAACAGAGATAGTTTATTCGATTAATTAA
- the traF gene encoding conjugal transfer protein TraF, whose amino-acid sequence MKKITKSIVAATLLTTSLNAASFQVLGSKATSMGGAGIATSPSSLASYNNPALLAKNKKTFAFHTGVGVGYRDNGVLDTVSQLDDLNFSDLVELAENTTISGSSFDDLTKNDLTKLNQSKNIILGANNQSFNVAPTVDVAFAIKNFGFGIFANADVAGTSKVDQQYNRLIFENGGSYYELNSDNSVTPLGTDSTDYESSSLIYAMDEGNENTGVQLDGLAVIEIPVAYGHAFGTDFGDIYLGGAFKLMKGTTYSSFHSFSSDKDISDDFDKNKKDSTTVGLDLGVAYNPSFDEDLTLALVGKNLNSPSFDRTVGKDFKLDPMVRAGAAYKISFVELAFDVDLTENESINGMKSRYVGGGASFDLFILDLNAGIMKNLLSNDDSGLIYTAGVSMGPVELSAQMASKSTHIDGTKLPKQASVNLAIAFSW is encoded by the coding sequence ATGAAAAAAATAACAAAATCAATAGTTGCTGCAACACTACTTACTACAAGTTTAAATGCAGCTAGTTTTCAAGTTTTAGGTTCAAAAGCAACTTCAATGGGTGGAGCTGGTATTGCTACATCACCATCATCACTTGCAAGTTACAATAATCCAGCTCTATTAGCAAAAAATAAAAAGACTTTTGCATTTCACACAGGAGTTGGAGTTGGATATAGAGATAATGGAGTTTTAGATACAGTTAGTCAACTGGACGATTTAAATTTTTCTGATTTAGTTGAGCTGGCTGAAAATACAACAATATCTGGATCTTCATTTGATGATTTAACAAAAAATGATTTAACAAAATTAAATCAATCAAAAAATATTATCCTAGGAGCAAACAATCAATCTTTTAATGTAGCACCAACAGTTGATGTAGCATTTGCGATTAAAAACTTTGGTTTTGGTATTTTTGCAAATGCTGATGTTGCTGGAACTTCAAAAGTAGATCAACAATATAACAGATTAATATTTGAAAATGGTGGAAGCTATTATGAATTAAATTCAGATAATAGTGTTACACCACTAGGTACTGATTCAACAGATTATGAAAGTAGCTCTTTAATTTATGCAATGGATGAGGGTAATGAAAATACAGGAGTTCAGCTAGATGGTCTTGCTGTTATTGAGATACCAGTTGCCTATGGACATGCTTTTGGTACAGATTTTGGAGATATCTATTTAGGAGGAGCTTTTAAGCTAATGAAAGGAACTACATATAGTAGTTTTCATAGTTTTTCAAGCGATAAAGATATAAGTGATGATTTTGACAAAAATAAAAAAGATTCTACAACAGTTGGTTTAGATTTGGGAGTTGCATATAATCCATCTTTTGATGAAGATTTAACTTTGGCTCTTGTGGGAAAAAATTTAAATTCTCCTAGTTTTGATAGAACAGTAGGTAAAGATTTCAAATTAGATCCAATGGTAAGAGCTGGAGCTGCATATAAAATTAGTTTTGTAGAACTTGCTTTTGATGTTGATTTAACTGAAAATGAATCAATAAATGGTATGAAATCAAGATATGTAGGAGGAGGTGCTAGTTTTGATCTATTTATTCTTGATTTAAATGCTGGAATAATGAAGAATTTATTAAGCAATGATGATTCTGGTTTGATATACACAGCTGGAGTTTCTATGGGACCTGTTGAATTATCTGCTCAAATGGCAAGTAAATCTACTCATATAGATGGAACAAAATTACCAAAACAAGCAAGTGTTAATTTAGCTATTGCATTTTCTTGGTAA
- a CDS encoding Crp/Fnr family transcriptional regulator → MRKVFDDYEFFNFLDKKDLDRLKEISFKKKYQKDEILFYKGDEPKFLHLLTKGIVKLYTHDFKDNEIIIHNLIAPSLIAEIVNYEEINFLANCSCETDCEVILIDYRKFKDEFLLKPQIAMFFIKSLTKKIKYLESFINYNVSLNSIEKIAKFLLENEELLKNLRQIKIAQILNITAETFSRQLAKLKKDGVIENDKGHIKILDHNKLLSYVGNF, encoded by the coding sequence ATGAGAAAAGTTTTTGATGATTATGAGTTTTTTAATTTTTTAGATAAAAAAGATTTAGATAGGCTAAAAGAGATATCATTTAAAAAAAAGTATCAAAAAGATGAGATACTTTTTTACAAAGGAGATGAACCAAAGTTTTTACACCTTTTAACAAAAGGAATAGTAAAGCTTTATACTCATGATTTTAAAGATAATGAGATAATAATTCATAATCTAATAGCTCCATCTTTAATAGCTGAAATTGTAAACTATGAAGAGATAAATTTTTTAGCAAATTGCTCTTGTGAAACTGATTGTGAAGTTATTTTAATAGATTATAGAAAATTTAAAGATGAGTTCTTACTAAAGCCACAAATTGCAATGTTTTTTATAAAATCTTTAACTAAAAAGATAAAATATTTAGAGAGTTTTATAAACTATAATGTATCTTTAAATAGTATTGAAAAAATAGCAAAATTTTTGTTAGAAAATGAAGAGTTATTGAAAAACTTAAGACAGATAAAAATTGCACAAATATTAAATATAACTGCTGAAACATTTTCAAGACAACTTGCAAAACTAAAAAAAGATGGTGTTATAGAAAATGATAAAGGTCATATTAAAATTTTAGATCATAACAAGCTTTTATCTTATGTTGGTAATTTTTGA
- a CDS encoding nitrous oxide-stimulated promoter family protein — MTSEKFISEVKTLKKFYELYCIDKHQNQYNKSEIQIYKDLKIDIDLYLCKECFEAINYSFTKLQNCPHETKPRCRNCPKPCYEKDRWKSIAKVMKYSAIKLSLGKIKSRIINIFN; from the coding sequence ATGACAAGTGAAAAATTTATAAGTGAAGTTAAAACTCTTAAGAAGTTTTATGAGTTATATTGTATAGATAAGCATCAAAATCAATATAATAAATCTGAAATTCAAATATATAAAGATTTAAAAATAGATATAGATTTATATCTTTGCAAAGAGTGTTTTGAAGCAATTAACTACTCATTTACTAAACTACAAAATTGTCCCCACGAAACTAAACCAAGATGTAGAAATTGTCCAAAACCTTGTTATGAAAAAGATAGATGGAAAAGTATTGCAAAAGTTATGAAATATTCAGCTATAAAACTCTCTTTAGGTAAGATAAAATCAAGAATTATAAATATATTTAACTAA
- a CDS encoding YitT family protein: MNKTQLKNYIFIILGSFCLSFGTVAFLSPNDTITGGGIGISILLHALFPSITLGFFITMVSIPFLILSYIYFGKYYLFKTFIVVILLSSFTDILKEVIKIDAITNDILLAAIFGGIFIGLGIGFIIKGRASTGSTSVVGEIIAKKTKFKASEVLLTIDAFIMFASIFVYKDIDKSLYSLLSVYIGMKVLDVILTGRPSKKIVNIVSTNVEVLKEQIRDKIEEHGTILTGIGLHQEQNKTIIYVAVDAGKIELLRDLIKEFDKDAFMIISEASEFWGRDSSVI; the protein is encoded by the coding sequence ATGAATAAAACTCAATTAAAAAACTATATTTTTATAATACTAGGATCATTTTGCCTATCATTTGGAACTGTAGCTTTTTTATCTCCAAATGATACAATAACAGGCGGTGGGATAGGTATTTCAATACTTCTTCACGCTCTTTTCCCATCTATTACTTTAGGATTTTTTATAACAATGGTTAGCATTCCATTTTTGATTCTCTCTTATATTTATTTTGGAAAATATTATCTATTTAAAACATTTATTGTTGTTATTTTATTATCAAGTTTTACTGACATTTTAAAAGAAGTTATAAAAATAGATGCTATTACAAATGATATTTTACTAGCTGCAATTTTTGGTGGTATTTTTATTGGTTTGGGAATTGGATTTATTATAAAAGGTAGAGCGTCAACTGGAAGCACATCTGTTGTTGGTGAAATTATTGCTAAAAAGACAAAATTTAAAGCATCAGAAGTACTATTAACAATTGATGCTTTTATTATGTTTGCATCTATTTTTGTATATAAAGATATTGATAAATCTTTATATAGTTTGCTTAGTGTCTATATTGGAATGAAAGTTCTTGATGTGATTCTAACAGGACGTCCTTCTAAAAAAATTGTAAATATTGTATCTACTAATGTTGAAGTTTTAAAAGAGCAAATTAGAGATAAAATTGAAGAACATGGTACTATTTTAACTGGAATTGGACTTCATCAAGAACAAAATAAAACTATTATTTATGTTGCTGTTGATGCTGGGAAAATTGAACTTTTAAGAGATTTAATAAAAGAATTTGATAAAGATGCTTTTATGATCATCTCTGAAGCTAGTGAATTTTGGGGAAGAGATAGTAGTGTTATCTAA
- the ung gene encoding uracil-DNA glycosylase, translated as MTWEDIIDLEKQKDYYKSLEKEINKRYETTTVFPEKQNIFKAFSLIKLDNLKVVILGQDPYHGFGQAQGLAFSTPANIKNPPSMQNILKEIQSDLGKKSICEDGDLTPWAKQGVLLLNTILTVEEAKPKSHHNLGWEVFTDNIIKYISDNCEDTIFILWGSPAISKTKLIDRKKHHILTSVHPSPLSSYRGFFGCKHFSKTNEILINLKKEPIIW; from the coding sequence ATGACTTGGGAAGATATTATAGATTTAGAGAAACAAAAAGATTACTATAAATCTTTAGAAAAAGAGATAAACAAAAGATATGAAACTACTACAGTATTTCCTGAAAAACAAAATATCTTTAAAGCTTTTTCTTTAATAAAGCTTGATAATCTAAAAGTTGTAATATTAGGACAAGATCCATATCATGGCTTTGGACAAGCTCAAGGTTTGGCATTTTCAACTCCAGCTAATATAAAAAATCCACCATCTATGCAAAATATATTAAAAGAGATACAGAGTGATTTGGGCAAAAAATCTATTTGTGAAGATGGAGATTTAACACCTTGGGCAAAACAAGGAGTGCTTCTTTTAAATACAATTTTAACTGTAGAAGAGGCAAAACCAAAATCTCATCACAATTTAGGTTGGGAAGTTTTTACAGATAATATAATTAAATATATAAGCGATAATTGCGAAGATACTATTTTTATTCTTTGGGGAAGCCCTGCTATTTCAAAAACAAAATTAATAGATAGAAAAAAACATCATATATTAACATCAGTTCATCCAAGCCCACTATCATCTTATAGAGGTTTTTTTGGATGTAAACACTTCTCTAAAACAAATGAAATTTTGATTAATTTAAAAAAAGAGCCAATAATTTGGTAA
- a CDS encoding aldehyde dehydrogenase family protein, translated as MSTIEVTSPFDGKVVGTVKFNTYEEVEAAIDLAHKTFLDRDNWIPKYKRIEILENVMKIMSSQVEELTILCASEGGKPYIDSKVEIQRAINGIKIAIEQIGLQEGHEIAMGHTASSANRIAYTMKEPIGVVAAISAFNHPFNLAVHQVIPAIAVGCPVIIRPATQTPMSAIKLVEILKEAGLPNGWAQAVVCDRNAGELLVTSPKTAFFTFIGSGPVGWYLNSKSSPGTRSALEHGGVAPVIVEPDADIEAMIPDLVKGGFYHAGQVCVSVQRIFVHESIADTVASKIAEKASKLVVGNQLDPKTEVGPLINHNEVNRVEEWVNEAVTKGGKILTGGKRISDSCFEPTVIVNPSDDAIISQKEIFGPVVCVYSYKTLDEAIARANQLDVSFQAAVFTKNIDTALKSIKRLNATAVMVNDHTAFRVDWMPFGGAKTSGLGLGGIPDSMREMQNQKMMVIKSPVL; from the coding sequence ATGAGTACGATAGAAGTTACATCACCATTTGATGGAAAAGTAGTTGGAACTGTAAAATTTAACACTTATGAAGAGGTTGAAGCAGCTATTGATTTAGCACATAAAACTTTTTTAGATAGAGATAATTGGATTCCAAAATATAAAAGAATAGAGATTTTAGAAAATGTTATGAAAATTATGAGTTCTCAAGTTGAAGAGCTTACAATCCTTTGTGCAAGTGAAGGTGGAAAACCATATATTGACTCTAAAGTTGAAATTCAAAGAGCTATAAATGGAATTAAAATTGCTATTGAGCAAATAGGACTTCAAGAAGGTCATGAGATTGCTATGGGTCACACAGCATCAAGTGCAAATAGAATTGCATACACAATGAAAGAGCCAATAGGTGTTGTTGCTGCAATTTCTGCATTTAATCACCCGTTTAATCTTGCTGTTCACCAAGTAATTCCAGCAATTGCTGTTGGATGTCCAGTAATTATTAGACCAGCAACTCAAACTCCAATGAGTGCGATTAAATTAGTAGAGATTTTAAAAGAGGCTGGTTTACCAAATGGTTGGGCTCAAGCTGTTGTTTGTGATAGAAATGCTGGAGAGTTATTAGTAACAAGTCCTAAAACAGCATTCTTTACATTTATTGGTTCTGGTCCTGTTGGTTGGTATTTAAACTCTAAATCATCTCCAGGAACTAGAAGTGCATTAGAGCATGGTGGAGTTGCACCTGTTATTGTTGAGCCAGATGCAGATATTGAAGCTATGATTCCAGATTTAGTAAAAGGTGGATTTTATCACGCTGGTCAAGTTTGTGTATCAGTTCAAAGAATTTTTGTTCATGAATCAATTGCAGACACAGTAGCTTCTAAAATTGCCGAAAAAGCTTCAAAACTAGTAGTTGGAAATCAACTTGATCCAAAAACTGAAGTTGGACCACTAATTAATCACAATGAAGTAAACAGAGTTGAAGAGTGGGTAAATGAAGCAGTTACAAAAGGTGGAAAAATTTTAACAGGTGGAAAAAGAATCTCTGATTCTTGTTTTGAACCAACTGTTATTGTTAATCCATCTGATGATGCGATTATCTCTCAAAAAGAGATTTTTGGACCAGTTGTTTGTGTATATTCATATAAAACTTTAGATGAAGCAATTGCTAGAGCAAATCAACTAGATGTTTCATTCCAAGCAGCAGTATTTACAAAAAATATTGATACAGCTTTAAAATCTATAAAAAGATTAAATGCAACAGCAGTTATGGTAAATGACCATACAGCATTTAGAGTTGACTGGATGCCATTTGGTGGAGCTAAAACTTCAGGATTAGGACTTGGTGGAATTCCAGACTCTATGAGAGAGATGCAAAATCAAAAAATGATGGTTATTAAATCACCAGTTTTATAA
- a CDS encoding acetolactate synthase large subunit has product MNASDLFVKALENEGVEYIFGVPGEENLDFLEAMRKSNIKLILTRHEQGAGFMAATYGRLTGKVGVCLATLGPGATNFATCAAYAQLGGMPMMMITGQKPIKKSKQGRFQIIDIVRMMRPMTKFAKQIVNVHNIPSVVRDAFKIATTERPGAVHIELPEDIAHEPVDADTTIYPVHNVKYPAAVDEVIAEAVAMIEKAKRPLLLIGAGANRTRIGNTLTDLVNKTGMAFFSTQMGKGVIDENHPMCLSAAALSKDDFVHCAIDRADLIINVGHDVIEKPPFFMSNKEGATKVMHVNFFPSEVDDTYFPQMDVVGDIASNIAKITEKIKVQAHWDFDYYTRMAEEIRTRLSKYFGDNRFPILPQRAVRAIRQTLAAEDIVTLDNGVYKLWFARNYRCAKPNTLLLDNALATMGAGLPSGMMAKMINPNKKVVSVCGDGGFMMNSQEMETAVRLGIDMTVVILNDNAYGMIKWKQTGMGFESFGLDLGNPDFVKYAESYGAHGYRPKSVEEFEATLEKCVNSKGVHLIDLAVDYSLNHSILNELLPQKTCLV; this is encoded by the coding sequence ATGAATGCATCAGATTTATTTGTAAAAGCATTAGAAAACGAAGGTGTTGAGTACATTTTTGGTGTTCCTGGTGAAGAGAATTTAGATTTCTTGGAAGCTATGAGAAAATCAAATATTAAACTTATATTAACAAGACATGAACAAGGTGCAGGATTTATGGCTGCAACTTATGGAAGATTAACAGGAAAAGTTGGAGTTTGTTTAGCAACTTTAGGCCCTGGTGCTACAAACTTTGCAACTTGTGCTGCTTATGCACAATTAGGTGGAATGCCTATGATGATGATAACTGGTCAAAAACCAATTAAAAAATCAAAACAAGGAAGATTCCAAATCATTGATATTGTTAGAATGATGAGACCGATGACTAAATTTGCAAAACAAATTGTAAATGTTCATAATATCCCTTCTGTTGTAAGAGATGCATTTAAAATTGCAACAACTGAAAGACCAGGTGCTGTTCATATTGAACTACCTGAAGATATTGCACACGAACCTGTAGATGCTGATACAACAATCTATCCAGTTCACAATGTAAAATATCCAGCAGCAGTTGATGAGGTTATTGCAGAAGCAGTTGCTATGATTGAAAAAGCTAAAAGACCACTACTTTTAATTGGAGCAGGTGCAAATAGAACAAGAATAGGAAATACTTTAACAGATTTAGTAAATAAAACTGGTATGGCATTCTTCTCTACTCAAATGGGTAAAGGTGTTATTGATGAAAATCATCCAATGTGTTTAAGTGCTGCTGCATTAAGTAAAGATGATTTTGTTCACTGTGCAATTGATAGAGCAGATTTAATTATCAATGTTGGACACGATGTTATTGAAAAACCACCATTTTTTATGTCAAATAAAGAGGGTGCAACAAAAGTTATGCATGTTAACTTCTTCCCATCTGAAGTAGATGATACTTACTTCCCACAAATGGATGTTGTTGGAGATATCGCAAGTAATATTGCAAAAATAACTGAGAAAATAAAAGTTCAAGCTCACTGGGATTTTGATTACTATACAAGAATGGCAGAAGAGATTAGAACTAGATTATCAAAATATTTTGGTGATAATAGATTCCCAATTTTACCTCAAAGAGCTGTAAGAGCTATTAGACAAACATTAGCTGCTGAAGATATTGTAACGCTTGATAATGGTGTTTATAAATTATGGTTTGCAAGAAACTATAGATGTGCAAAACCAAATACACTTTTACTAGATAATGCACTTGCAACTATGGGAGCTGGACTTCCTTCTGGAATGATGGCAAAAATGATCAATCCAAATAAAAAAGTTGTTTCAGTTTGTGGAGATGGTGGGTTTATGATGAACTCTCAAGAGATGGAGACAGCAGTTAGATTAGGTATTGATATGACTGTAGTTATCTTAAATGATAATGCATACGGAATGATTAAATGGAAACAAACAGGAATGGGATTTGAGTCATTTGGACTTGATCTTGGAAACCCTGATTTTGTTAAATATGCTGAATCTTATGGAGCTCATGGTTATAGACCAAAATCTGTTGAAGAGTTTGAAGCTACTTTAGAAAAATGTGTAAATAGCAAAGGTGTACATTTAATTGATTTAGCAGTTGATTACTCTTTAAATCACTCAATCTTAAATGAGCTTTTACCTCAAAAAACTTGTTTAGTTTAA
- a CDS encoding HAD family hydrolase: MKKTLIFDLDGTLLDSIYDIALCMNEVLTSLKLDTYKIDEYKYFVGSGIDVLIDNALKNSIELKDEATKRFKELYEFNLHKNTKPYDGIYELLDELVKLDCNLTVLSNKPDFMTKEYVKTLFKDYPFLEVHGQKEQQAKKPDPIQALNIASKLKINPSEIFFVGDTKVDMQTAKSANMKAIGVLWGFRDEKELKEHGADFIVKEPLEIINIIK; the protein is encoded by the coding sequence ATGAAAAAAACACTTATTTTTGATTTAGATGGAACACTTTTAGACTCTATTTATGATATTGCACTGTGTATGAATGAAGTTTTAACAAGCTTAAAATTAGATACTTATAAAATAGATGAATATAAATATTTTGTTGGAAGTGGAATAGATGTTTTAATAGATAATGCTTTAAAGAATAGTATTGAATTAAAAGATGAAGCCACAAAAAGATTTAAAGAACTTTATGAATTTAATCTTCATAAAAATACAAAACCTTATGATGGCATTTATGAACTTTTAGATGAGCTTGTTAAATTAGATTGTAATTTAACAGTTTTATCAAACAAACCAGATTTTATGACAAAAGAGTATGTAAAAACATTATTTAAAGATTATCCATTTTTAGAAGTTCATGGACAAAAAGAGCAACAAGCTAAAAAACCAGATCCTATTCAAGCACTAAATATTGCTTCAAAACTAAAAATTAATCCAAGTGAGATATTTTTTGTTGGAGATACAAAAGTTGATATGCAAACAGCAAAAAGTGCAAATATGAAGGCAATTGGTGTTTTATGGGGCTTTAGAGATGAAAAAGAGCTAAAAGAGCATGGTGCTGATTTTATTGTAAAAGAGCCTTTGGAGATTATAAATATTATCAAATAA
- a CDS encoding Dps family protein, translating into MSKVIKQLNQIQADAHALYVKLHNYHWNVKGMDFHPVHNYTEGVYDEMSTLFDDVAERAIILGGKALLTIDDLVKTTKIKTETGDSFKSKEIVEKITEDFKYLLEEFKKLSALAGENVDKGTEAFADEKVAKLEKDLWMLSSMTK; encoded by the coding sequence ATGTCAAAAGTAATAAAACAATTAAATCAAATTCAAGCTGATGCACATGCTCTTTATGTAAAATTACATAATTATCACTGGAATGTAAAAGGTATGGATTTTCATCCAGTTCATAACTACACAGAAGGTGTTTATGATGAGATGTCAACTCTGTTTGATGATGTTGCTGAAAGAGCGATAATTTTGGGTGGAAAAGCACTTTTAACAATTGATGATTTAGTAAAAACAACAAAAATAAAGACTGAAACAGGTGATAGTTTTAAATCAAAAGAGATTGTTGAAAAAATTACTGAAGATTTCAAATACCTTTTAGAAGAGTTTAAAAAACTAAGCGCTCTTGCAGGTGAAAATGTAGACAAAGGAACAGAAGCTTTTGCAGATGAGAAAGTTGCAAAACTTGAAAAAGATTTATGGATGCTATCTAGCATGACAAAATAG